In Paracoccus fistulariae, a single window of DNA contains:
- the xdhB gene encoding xanthine dehydrogenase molybdopterin binding subunit: MKDDTTIRGLAHSDTIHDSAIKQVQGLADYTDDLNEPAGLLHAYLGLSSCAHGRIASLDLDAVRRSPGVIDVMTAADIPGENDVSPNGKHDDPILADGKVLFWGQPVFAVIAETRDQARRAAAKAKIEYEELPHALDPMAALEADMGYVTEPLTLRRGDADRGMAAAPRRIKGRFAIGGQDHFYLEGQIAMAVPGEDDEVTINVSTQHPSEVQHMVAHALQVPSHSVVVNVRRMGGGFGGKETQMNLFACIAAIAAKKWKRAVKIRPDRDDDMTATGKRHDFVVDYEVGFDDQGRILAVQGDWYARCGFSADLSGPVTDRALFHADNAYYYPDVRVSSHPMRTNTVSNTAFRGFGGPQGVIVAERMIEEIAYALGRDPLEIRKLNLYQNGQLTPYHQEVTDQILPRIFQELEASSDYQARRQAVLDWNAKGGTIRKGIALTPVKFGISFTATWFNQAGALIHIYNDGSIALNHGGTEMGQGLNTKVAQVVAEAFQCDISRIKITRTTTEKVPNTSATAASSGTDLNGMAALDAANQIKARLVEFVAERWQVAPDLVTFVPGHIVAGDHRVPFDEAIKAAYMARIHLSAAGFYKTPQIHWDRATGKGRPFYYYAYGAAVSEVSVDTLTGEYVIDRSDVIHDVGRSLNPAIDRGQVEGAFVQGTGWLTCEELWWDDKGQLRTHAPSTYKIPLASDKPRIFNVRLADWSENSERTIKRSKAVGEPPFMLGISVFEALNMAVASFTDYREPARLDAPATPERVLMAIEKLRP, encoded by the coding sequence ATGAAAGACGACACCACCATTCGCGGTCTGGCCCATAGCGACACGATCCACGATTCCGCCATCAAGCAGGTGCAGGGTCTGGCCGATTACACCGATGACCTGAACGAGCCTGCGGGCCTGCTGCACGCCTATCTGGGCCTGTCCAGCTGCGCACATGGCCGGATCGCCTCGCTGGATCTGGACGCGGTGCGCCGCAGCCCCGGCGTGATCGACGTGATGACCGCCGCCGATATTCCGGGCGAAAATGACGTCTCGCCCAATGGCAAGCATGACGATCCGATCCTGGCGGATGGCAAGGTGCTGTTCTGGGGCCAGCCGGTCTTTGCGGTGATCGCCGAAACCCGCGATCAGGCCCGCCGCGCCGCCGCCAAGGCAAAGATCGAATATGAGGAACTGCCCCATGCGCTGGATCCGATGGCCGCGCTTGAGGCGGATATGGGCTATGTCACCGAACCGCTGACCCTGCGGCGCGGCGATGCCGATCGGGGCATGGCCGCCGCACCGCGCCGCATCAAGGGGCGCTTTGCCATTGGCGGGCAGGATCACTTCTATCTGGAAGGCCAGATCGCGATGGCCGTCCCCGGCGAGGATGACGAGGTCACGATCAATGTCTCGACCCAGCACCCCTCCGAAGTGCAGCATATGGTCGCCCATGCGCTGCAGGTGCCCTCGCATTCCGTGGTGGTGAATGTGCGCCGCATGGGGGGCGGTTTCGGTGGCAAGGAAACGCAGATGAACCTGTTCGCCTGCATTGCCGCGATTGCCGCGAAGAAATGGAAGCGGGCGGTGAAAATCCGGCCCGACCGCGATGACGACATGACCGCCACCGGCAAACGCCACGATTTCGTCGTCGATTACGAGGTCGGCTTTGACGATCAGGGCAGGATCCTGGCGGTGCAGGGCGACTGGTACGCGCGCTGCGGCTTTTCGGCCGATCTGTCCGGCCCGGTGACGGATCGCGCGCTGTTTCACGCCGATAATGCCTATTACTATCCCGATGTCCGGGTCAGCAGCCATCCGATGCGCACCAACACCGTCAGCAACACCGCCTTTCGCGGCTTTGGCGGCCCGCAAGGGGTGATCGTGGCCGAACGGATGATCGAGGAAATCGCCTATGCGCTTGGCCGCGATCCGTTGGAGATCCGCAAGCTGAACCTCTATCAGAACGGCCAGCTGACCCCCTACCATCAAGAGGTCACCGATCAGATCCTGCCGCGCATCTTTCAGGAACTGGAAGCCAGCAGCGATTATCAGGCCCGGCGGCAGGCGGTGCTGGACTGGAACGCAAAGGGCGGCACCATCCGCAAGGGGATCGCGCTGACACCGGTGAAATTCGGCATCAGCTTTACCGCCACCTGGTTCAATCAGGCAGGCGCCCTGATCCATATCTATAATGACGGCTCCATCGCGCTGAACCATGGCGGGACCGAGATGGGGCAGGGCCTGAACACCAAGGTCGCGCAGGTCGTGGCCGAGGCCTTCCAATGCGATATCAGCCGCATCAAGATCACCCGCACCACGACCGAAAAGGTGCCCAATACCTCGGCCACGGCCGCCTCTTCCGGCACGGACCTCAACGGCATGGCGGCGCTGGATGCGGCCAATCAGATCAAGGCGCGGTTGGTCGAATTCGTCGCCGAACGCTGGCAGGTCGCGCCCGATCTGGTGACATTCGTGCCGGGTCACATCGTCGCGGGCGATCATCGCGTGCCCTTCGATGAGGCGATCAAGGCCGCCTATATGGCGCGGATCCACCTGTCGGCTGCGGGCTTTTACAAGACGCCGCAGATCCATTGGGACCGCGCCACGGGCAAGGGGCGACCCTTCTATTACTACGCCTATGGCGCCGCGGTCTCCGAAGTGTCAGTCGATACGCTGACCGGTGAATATGTGATCGACCGCAGCGATGTCATCCACGATGTCGGCCGCAGCCTGAACCCGGCGATTGACCGTGGCCAGGTCGAAGGCGCCTTCGTGCAGGGCACCGGCTGGCTGACCTGCGAGGAACTGTGGTGGGACGACAAGGGGCAGCTGCGCACCCATGCCCCCTCGACCTACAAGATCCCGCTGGCCTCGGACAAGCCGCGTATCTTCAATGTCCGGCTGGCCGACTGGTCGGAAAACAGCGAACGCACCATCAAGCGCAGCAAGGCCGTGGGCGAGCCGCCCTTCATGCTGGGCATCTCGGTCTTCGAGGCGCTGAACATGGCTGTGGCCTCCTTCACCGATTACCGCGAACCTGCCCGGCTCGATGCGCCTGCCACGCCCGAACGCGTGCTGATGGCCATCGAAAAGCTGCGCCCATGA
- the guaD gene encoding guanine deaminase produces the protein MQQLIRGRVLDFHADPAETDENHRYLEDGAILIEDGRIRAVGDHADLARPDLPEIDHHPNLILPGFIDTHIHFPQVQVIGSWGAQLLDWLNTYTFPEEARFGQQGHAGAMAGAFLDLLTAHGTTTAVAFCSVHPESAEALFSAAEARNMAMIAGKVMMDRNAPEAVLDTPQSGYDDSKALLEKWHGRGRQRYAITPRFAITSTPEQLEMTGQLAREYPDCHIQTHLSENLEEIDYTLSLYPKARDYLDIYETYGLLSDRLLLGHSIHLRDREIRRMAETGSRAVFCPTSNLFLGSGLFDEAGLRAAGVVSGVATDVGGGTSYSMLQTLNEGYKILQLRGQKLHPLSAFHWATRGNALALGMQDRIGTLAPGSDADLVVLDAQATPAMALRMQRAQTLAEELFILQIMGDDRAIAQTYVAGQPMKAE, from the coding sequence ATGCAACAGCTGATCCGGGGCCGTGTCCTCGACTTTCATGCCGATCCGGCCGAAACGGACGAAAATCACCGCTACCTCGAAGACGGTGCGATCCTGATCGAGGATGGACGCATCCGCGCCGTGGGCGATCACGCCGATCTGGCCCGGCCCGACCTGCCCGAAATCGACCATCACCCGAACCTGATCCTGCCGGGCTTCATCGATACCCATATCCATTTCCCGCAGGTTCAGGTGATCGGATCCTGGGGCGCGCAGCTTCTGGACTGGCTGAACACCTATACCTTCCCCGAAGAGGCGCGCTTTGGCCAGCAGGGTCACGCGGGCGCGATGGCCGGGGCTTTTCTGGACCTGCTGACGGCACATGGCACGACCACGGCAGTCGCCTTCTGCTCTGTCCATCCCGAAAGCGCCGAGGCGTTGTTCTCTGCCGCCGAGGCCCGGAATATGGCGATGATCGCGGGCAAGGTGATGATGGACCGCAATGCCCCCGAAGCCGTGCTGGACACGCCGCAATCGGGCTATGACGACAGCAAGGCTCTGCTGGAAAAATGGCACGGGCGCGGGCGTCAGCGCTATGCCATCACGCCGCGCTTCGCCATCACATCGACCCCCGAACAGCTGGAGATGACGGGCCAACTGGCGCGGGAATATCCCGATTGCCATATCCAGACCCACCTGTCCGAAAATCTTGAGGAAATCGACTACACCCTCAGCCTTTATCCAAAGGCGCGCGATTATCTGGACATCTACGAAACATACGGCCTGCTTTCGGACAGGCTGCTTCTGGGCCATTCGATCCACCTGCGCGACCGCGAAATCCGGCGCATGGCCGAAACCGGCAGCCGGGCGGTGTTCTGCCCGACCTCGAACCTGTTTCTGGGATCGGGTCTGTTCGATGAGGCCGGGCTGCGCGCCGCGGGCGTGGTCAGCGGCGTGGCCACCGATGTCGGCGGCGGCACCAGCTATTCCATGCTGCAGACGCTGAACGAAGGCTACAAGATCCTGCAATTGCGCGGGCAGAAGCTGCACCCGCTGTCAGCCTTTCACTGGGCCACGCGCGGCAATGCGCTGGCGCTTGGGATGCAGGACCGGATCGGCACGCTGGCACCCGGATCGGATGCCGATCTGGTCGTTCTGGACGCGCAGGCGACCCCGGCCATGGCGCTGCGGATGCAACGCGCACAGACCCTGGCCGAGGAATTGTTCATCCTGCAGATCATGGGCGACGACCGCGCGATTGCGCAAACCTATGTCGCGGGGCAGCCGATGAAGGCGGAATAG
- a CDS encoding homocysteine S-methyltransferase family protein has protein sequence MTGLARSPVFEALNRAAAERILILDGAMGTQIQQLGLGEDDYTGHGSGHVCRHHSDHPQQGNNDLLILTQPEAIEEIHYRYAMAGADIVETNTFSATTIAQADYGMQDAVHDLNVEGARVVRRALDRATAEDGRPRFVAGAIGPTNRTASISPDVNNPGYRAVSFDDLRLAYLQQARGLIAGGADILLIETIFDTLNAKAAIFACIEAMEAHGQALPLMISGTITDASGRTLSGQTPTAFWYSVRHARPWSVGLNCALGAAAMRPHLAELSGVAETQICAYPNAGLPNAFGQYDEGPQDTAPQVAEFAREGLVNIVGGCCGTTPDHIRAIAEAVASYAPRKVPEYA, from the coding sequence ATGACCGGACTTGCCAGATCCCCCGTATTCGAGGCGCTGAACCGCGCTGCCGCAGAGCGTATCCTGATCCTTGACGGGGCGATGGGCACGCAGATCCAGCAGCTTGGGCTGGGCGAGGATGATTATACCGGGCATGGGTCGGGTCATGTTTGTCGCCATCATTCGGACCATCCGCAGCAGGGCAATAACGATCTGCTGATCCTGACCCAGCCTGAGGCGATCGAAGAGATCCATTATCGCTATGCCATGGCCGGTGCCGATATTGTCGAGACGAATACGTTTTCGGCAACCACCATTGCCCAGGCCGATTACGGCATGCAGGACGCGGTGCATGATCTGAATGTCGAGGGCGCGCGGGTGGTGCGCCGGGCGCTGGACCGGGCGACCGCAGAGGATGGCAGGCCGCGTTTCGTAGCAGGCGCGATCGGGCCGACGAACCGGACCGCCTCGATCAGTCCGGATGTGAACAATCCCGGCTACCGTGCGGTCAGTTTTGACGATCTGCGGCTGGCCTATCTGCAGCAGGCCCGGGGGCTGATTGCGGGCGGCGCCGATATTCTGCTGATCGAGACCATTTTCGACACGCTGAACGCCAAGGCCGCGATCTTTGCCTGTATCGAGGCGATGGAAGCGCATGGGCAGGCCTTGCCGCTGATGATTTCGGGCACGATCACCGATGCCTCGGGGCGGACATTGTCGGGGCAGACGCCCACGGCCTTCTGGTATTCGGTGCGCCATGCCCGCCCGTGGAGCGTCGGGCTGAACTGTGCGCTTGGGGCTGCGGCGATGCGGCCGCATCTGGCCGAACTGTCGGGCGTGGCCGAAACGCAGATCTGCGCCTATCCCAATGCCGGGCTGCCCAATGCGTTTGGCCAATATGACGAGGGTCCGCAGGATACCGCGCCTCAGGTCGCGGAATTCGCCCGCGAAGGTCTGGTCAATATCGTTGGCGGCTGCTGTGGCACGACGCCGGATCATATCCGCGCCATTGCCGAGGCCGTGGCCTCTTACGCGCCAAGAAAGGTGCCTGAATATGCATGA
- the metH gene encoding methionine synthase, whose protein sequence is MHERLLRLSGLEPFTLTADIPFVNVGERTNVTGSARFRKLITNRDYATALEVARDQVENGAQIIDVNMDEGLIDSRAAMVEFLNLLAAEPDIARVPIMIDSSKWEVIEAGLQCVQGKPVVNSISLKEGEEQFIHHARLCLAYGAAVVVMAFDEDGQADSFQRKTQICARAYKVLTEDVGFPPEDIIFDPNIFAVATGIEEHNNYGVDFIEATRWIRQNLPHAHVSGGVSNLSFSFRGNEPVREAMHAVFLYHAIQAGMDMGIVNAGQLAVYDQIDPDLREACEDVVLNRRDDATERLLEIAERFRGEGGGKKREKDLSWREWSVEKRLEHALVNGITDYIEADTEEARQQAERPLHVIEGPLMAGMNVVGDLFGAGKMFLPQVVKSARVMKQAVAVLLPYMEAEKAANGGGGRESAGKILMATVKGDVHDIGKNIVGVVLACNNYEVIDLGVMVPAQKILEVARDENVDVIGLSGLITPSLDEMVHVAAEMEREDFHVPLLIGGATTSKIHTAVKIAPRYHKGAAVYVTDASRAVGVVSSLLSPSQQQSYIEGIRAEYTDVAERHERSEAAKQRLPLQAARDNAYRIDWTDYRATAPSFIGTRVIDDWDLAEIARYIDWTPFFQTWELKGVYPRILEDEKQGEAARTLFAEAQEMLARIIEGKWFRPRAVVGFWPANTVGDDIRLFTDENRSDELATLHTLRQQVTKRGGRPNVALSDFVAPEGTAPDYVGGFVVTAGPEESEIAARYERANDDYGAIMVKALADRFAEAMAEMLHERVRKEYWGYAADEDLSNAELIAEAYHGIRPAPGYPAQPDHTEKLTLFRLLDAEATTGVELTESMAMWPGSSVSGLYIGHPEAYYFGVAKIEQDQARDYAARKGMSLEEAERWLAPVLNYTPRKTASDAA, encoded by the coding sequence ATGCATGAACGCCTGCTGCGCCTTTCGGGGCTGGAACCCTTTACGCTGACCGCTGACATTCCCTTCGTGAATGTCGGAGAGCGTACCAACGTCACAGGCAGCGCCCGGTTTCGCAAGCTGATCACCAATCGCGATTACGCCACCGCGCTGGAGGTGGCCCGCGATCAGGTGGAAAACGGCGCCCAGATCATCGATGTGAACATGGATGAGGGGCTGATCGACAGCCGCGCCGCGATGGTCGAATTTCTGAACCTGCTGGCGGCAGAGCCCGATATTGCCCGCGTGCCGATCATGATCGACAGTTCCAAATGGGAGGTGATCGAGGCCGGGTTGCAATGCGTGCAGGGCAAGCCGGTGGTGAACTCGATCAGTCTCAAGGAGGGGGAAGAGCAGTTCATTCATCACGCCCGGCTGTGTCTGGCCTATGGTGCGGCGGTCGTGGTCATGGCCTTTGACGAGGATGGGCAGGCCGACAGCTTCCAGCGCAAGACCCAGATCTGCGCCCGCGCCTATAAGGTGCTCACCGAGGACGTGGGCTTTCCGCCTGAGGATATCATCTTCGATCCCAATATCTTTGCCGTCGCCACCGGCATCGAGGAGCATAACAATTACGGCGTCGATTTCATCGAGGCCACCCGCTGGATCCGCCAGAACCTGCCGCATGCCCATGTCTCGGGCGGGGTGTCGAACCTGTCCTTCAGCTTTCGCGGCAATGAGCCCGTGCGCGAGGCGATGCATGCCGTCTTTCTGTATCACGCCATTCAGGCGGGCATGGATATGGGCATCGTCAATGCCGGTCAGTTGGCCGTTTACGATCAGATCGACCCGGACCTGCGCGAGGCCTGCGAGGATGTGGTTCTGAACCGCCGCGACGATGCGACCGAGCGGCTGTTGGAGATTGCCGAGCGTTTCCGTGGCGAAGGCGGCGGCAAGAAGCGCGAGAAAGACCTGTCCTGGCGCGAATGGTCGGTGGAAAAGCGGCTGGAACATGCGCTGGTCAATGGCATCACCGATTATATCGAGGCGGACACGGAAGAGGCGCGGCAGCAGGCCGAACGCCCGCTGCATGTGATCGAAGGCCCGCTGATGGCCGGGATGAACGTGGTCGGCGATCTGTTCGGCGCGGGCAAGATGTTCCTGCCACAGGTGGTGAAATCGGCCCGGGTGATGAAGCAGGCCGTGGCCGTGCTGCTGCCCTATATGGAGGCCGAAAAGGCCGCGAATGGCGGTGGCGGGCGGGAAAGCGCCGGCAAGATCCTGATGGCCACGGTCAAGGGCGACGTCCACGACATCGGCAAGAATATCGTCGGTGTCGTGCTGGCCTGCAACAATTACGAGGTGATCGATTTGGGGGTGATGGTGCCCGCGCAGAAGATCCTCGAAGTGGCGCGCGACGAAAATGTCGATGTGATCGGCCTGTCGGGTCTGATCACCCCGTCGCTGGATGAAATGGTCCATGTCGCGGCCGAGATGGAGCGCGAGGATTTCCATGTGCCGCTGCTGATCGGCGGGGCGACGACCTCGAAGATCCACACGGCGGTGAAGATCGCGCCCCGCTATCACAAGGGCGCAGCGGTCTATGTCACCGATGCCAGCCGGGCCGTGGGCGTCGTCTCATCCCTGCTGAGCCCGTCGCAGCAGCAAAGCTATATCGAGGGCATCCGCGCCGAATATACCGATGTGGCCGAACGGCATGAGCGGTCGGAAGCGGCCAAGCAGCGCCTGCCGCTGCAGGCCGCGCGCGACAATGCCTATCGGATCGACTGGACGGATTACCGCGCCACCGCGCCCTCTTTCATCGGAACGCGGGTCATTGACGACTGGGATCTGGCCGAGATCGCGCGCTATATCGACTGGACCCCCTTCTTCCAGACATGGGAGCTGAAGGGCGTCTATCCGCGTATTCTGGAGGATGAGAAACAGGGCGAAGCCGCGCGTACCCTTTTCGCCGAGGCGCAGGAGATGCTGGCCCGGATCATCGAGGGCAAGTGGTTCCGGCCGCGCGCCGTGGTCGGTTTCTGGCCCGCCAATACGGTGGGCGACGATATCCGCCTGTTCACCGATGAGAACCGCTCGGACGAGTTGGCCACGCTGCACACCCTGCGTCAGCAGGTGACGAAGCGTGGCGGGCGGCCGAATGTGGCGCTGTCCGATTTCGTCGCGCCCGAAGGCACCGCGCCCGATTATGTCGGCGGTTTCGTCGTCACCGCAGGCCCCGAGGAAAGCGAAATCGCCGCCCGCTATGAACGCGCGAATGACGATTACGGCGCCATCATGGTCAAGGCGCTGGCCGACCGCTTTGCCGAGGCCATGGCCGAGATGCTGCATGAACGTGTGCGCAAGGAGTATTGGGGCTATGCGGCGGATGAGGATCTTTCGAATGCCGAGCTGATCGCGGAAGCCTATCACGGCATTCGCCCGGCGCCGGGCTATCCGGCACAGCCCGATCACACCGAAAAGCTGACCTTGTTCCGGCTGCTGGATGCCGAGGCGACGACGGGTGTCGAACTGACCGAAAGCATGGCGATGTGGCCGGGATCCTCGGTCTCGGGCCTCTATATCGGCCATCCCGAGGCTTATTATTTCGGTGTCGCCAAGATCGAGCAGGATCAGGCCCGCGATTATGCCGCCCGCAAGGGCATGTCGCTGGAAGAGGCCGAACGCTGGCTGGCCCCGGTGCTGAACTACACGCCGCGCAAGACGGCATCCGACGCGGCTTGA
- the xdhC gene encoding xanthine dehydrogenase accessory protein XdhC, with product MIRVRVISARGSTPREAGAEMIVTADRVSGTIGGGQMEYMAIDRARQMLRRAEDRVQMDIPLGPEIGQCCGGRVLLELDRGTPKAEDLPDALIFGAGHVGRALARALLPLPVKPLLIDSRADELALADPAIPAHLTPLPESLIRSARPGSAVIILTHDHALDFLLAAEALQHPHLSYIGMIGSATKRAQFTRFARQRQLDPSQLICPIGAGFSPDKRPAVIAAFTAAELTARLTATSFVKKYPCNS from the coding sequence ATGATCCGTGTCCGGGTCATCAGCGCGCGCGGCTCGACCCCGCGTGAGGCGGGGGCCGAGATGATCGTGACCGCCGATCGCGTCAGCGGCACGATCGGCGGCGGGCAGATGGAATATATGGCCATCGACCGCGCCCGCCAGATGCTGCGGCGGGCCGAGGATCGGGTGCAGATGGACATCCCGCTTGGCCCCGAAATCGGCCAATGCTGCGGCGGGCGGGTGCTGCTGGAACTGGATCGCGGCACGCCCAAGGCCGAGGACCTGCCCGATGCGCTGATCTTCGGCGCGGGCCATGTCGGCCGCGCTCTGGCCCGCGCCCTGCTGCCGCTGCCGGTAAAACCGCTGCTGATCGACAGCCGCGCGGACGAACTGGCCTTGGCCGATCCCGCCATTCCCGCCCATCTGACCCCGCTGCCGGAATCGCTGATCCGCAGCGCCCGCCCGGGCAGTGCGGTGATCATCCTGACCCATGACCACGCGCTGGATTTCCTGCTGGCGGCCGAGGCGCTGCAACATCCCCATCTCAGCTATATCGGCATGATCGGCAGCGCCACGAAACGCGCGCAATTCACCCGCTTTGCCCGCCAGCGCCAGCTTGATCCGTCACAGCTGATCTGCCCCATCGGCGCAGGTTTCAGCCCCGACAAGCGCCCCGCCGTCATCGCCGCCTTCACCGCCGCCGAATTGACCGCGCGGCTGACTGCCACATCTTTTGTGAAAAAATATCCATGCAACAGCTGA
- a CDS encoding mannose-1-phosphate guanylyltransferase/mannose-6-phosphate isomerase produces MVKITPVLMAGGSGTRLWPVSRKSFPKQFAPLTGKETLFQASARRLSGPGYADPIVMTNADFRFIVAEQLDQIQIAPGAIAIEPAGRNTAPAVLAAALMVARQDPAQLLLVAPSDHVIPDADAFAAAVQQGIAPATTGRIVTFGITPDRPETGYGYLELAGQGDGPQPLARFVEKPDADRAAQMLAAGNFLWNAGIFLFSAQTMIDAFRAHAPEYLEPVQAAIDQARDDIGFLRLARDPWEGLPDLSIDYAVMEKADNLTVVRFSDRWSDLGGWDALWREELISTPSDAGVVTDDHSTAIDCEDVLLRSDSDDIEVVGIGLKDTMVVATSDAVLVADKSRAQDVRQAVQVLKSRGRKQAEAFPRDHRPWGWFETLALADRFQVKRIVVKPGAALSLQSHVHRSEHWIVVSGTARVTVDETVTLVTENQSIYVPLGAVHRMENPGKVPMVLIEVQTGSYLGEDDIIRYEDVYSRDSSD; encoded by the coding sequence ATGGTTAAAATCACGCCTGTTTTGATGGCAGGGGGATCGGGAACGCGGCTGTGGCCGGTATCGCGCAAAAGCTTTCCCAAGCAATTCGCGCCGCTGACCGGGAAAGAGACGCTGTTTCAGGCCTCGGCCCGGCGCCTGTCGGGTCCGGGCTATGCCGATCCCATCGTGATGACCAATGCCGATTTCCGCTTCATCGTGGCCGAGCAGTTGGACCAGATCCAGATCGCGCCCGGCGCCATCGCCATCGAACCGGCGGGGCGCAACACCGCGCCGGCGGTGCTTGCGGCGGCGCTGATGGTGGCGCGGCAGGATCCGGCGCAATTGCTGCTGGTGGCGCCGTCGGATCACGTGATCCCGGATGCCGATGCCTTTGCCGCCGCGGTTCAGCAGGGCATCGCCCCCGCGACCACGGGGCGCATCGTCACCTTCGGCATCACCCCCGACCGGCCCGAAACCGGCTATGGCTATCTGGAACTGGCCGGGCAGGGCGACGGCCCGCAGCCGCTGGCGCGCTTTGTCGAAAAACCCGATGCCGACCGCGCGGCCCAGATGCTGGCCGCCGGTAATTTCCTGTGGAATGCGGGGATTTTCCTGTTCAGCGCCCAGACCATGATCGACGCGTTCCGCGCCCATGCCCCCGAATATCTGGAGCCGGTGCAGGCCGCCATCGATCAGGCGCGCGACGATATCGGCTTTCTGCGTCTGGCCCGCGACCCGTGGGAAGGGCTGCCCGATCTGTCCATCGACTATGCGGTGATGGAAAAGGCCGACAACCTGACCGTCGTGCGCTTTTCGGACCGCTGGTCCGATCTGGGCGGATGGGATGCGCTGTGGCGCGAGGAACTGATCTCGACCCCTTCCGATGCGGGCGTGGTCACCGATGATCACTCCACCGCCATCGATTGCGAAGATGTGCTGCTACGATCGGATAGCGACGATATCGAGGTGGTCGGGATCGGGCTGAAGGACACGATGGTCGTTGCGACCTCGGATGCGGTGCTGGTGGCCGATAAATCCCGCGCGCAGGATGTGCGGCAGGCGGTTCAGGTGCTGAAATCCAGGGGCCGCAAACAGGCAGAGGCCTTTCCCCGCGATCACCGCCCCTGGGGCTGGTTCGAGACGCTGGCCCTGGCCGACCGCTTTCAGGTCAAGCGGATCGTGGTCAAGCCGGGCGCCGCGCTGTCGCTGCAAAGCCATGTCCACCGCTCGGAACATTGGATCGTGGTGTCGGGCACGGCCCGCGTGACGGTGGATGAAACGGTGACGCTGGTGACGGAAAACCAGTCGATCTATGTGCCGCTGGGCGCGGTCCACCGGATGGAGAATCCCGGCAAGGTGCCGATGGTCCTGATCGAGGTGCAGACCGGCAGCTATCTGGGCGAAGATGACATTATCCGGTACGAGGATGTCTATTCCCGCGACAGTTCGGACTGA